From a region of the Salvelinus alpinus chromosome 2, SLU_Salpinus.1, whole genome shotgun sequence genome:
- the LOC139561393 gene encoding natural resistance-associated macrophage protein 2-like isoform X2, with protein MKTAREADLEEEPPQENGVIQTSKDQHSSISPPGSTVSGAPDDEPFSTYFEEKVPIPEDVTQMFSFRKLWAFTGPGFLMSIAYLDPGNIESDLQSGAKAGFKLLWVLLGATIIGLLLQRLAARLGVVTGMHLAEVCNRQYPTVPRIILWLMVELAIIGSDMQEVIGCAIAFNLLSVGRIPLWGGVLITIIDTFVFLFLDKYGLRKLEAFFGFLITIMAVSFGYEYVMVRPDQGELLKGMFLPYCEGCGPAQMEQAVGIVGAVIMPHNIYLHSALVKSRSIDRGNKKEVKEANKYYFIESTIALFISFLINVFVVAVFAEAFYEKTNIEVNAMCNASDSPHTDLFPLDNSRLQVDIYKGGVVLGCFFGPVALYIWAIGILAAGQSSTMTGTYSGQFVMEGFLNLRWSRFARVLLTRSIAIFPTLLVAIFQDVQHLTGMNDFLNVLQSMQLPFALIPILTFTSLTSIMNDFANGLVWKIGGGVVILVVCAINMHFVVVYVTSLSSVALYVLAGLLCIAYLCFVGYLVWHCLIALGFSCLDVSCLTSRMLTGHNDVYLLKDMDMDSDTMVERLEEEHVGGVVINSDTVRS; from the exons atgaagacagcgcGGGAAGCAGACCTGGAAG AGGAGCCTCCACAGGAGAATGGGGTTATCCAGACCAGCAAGGACCAGCACAGCTCCATCTCTCCGCCAGGCTCAACAGTGTCTGGGGCCCCGGACGACGAGCCCTTCTCTACATACTTTGAGGAGAAGGTGCCAATCCCAGAGGATGTCACCCAG ATGTTCAGTTTCCGTAAACTCTGGGCCTTTACGGGTCCTGGTTTCTTGATGAGCATCGCCTATCTGGACCCAGGGAACATCGAGTCTGATCTACAGTCTGGAGCTAAAGCTGGCTTTAAG CTCCTGTGGGTATTGTTAGGGGCCACCATCATCGGCCTCCTCTTGCAGAGGTTGGCTGCACGCCTGGGGGTTGTCACAGGGATGCACCTAGCAGAGGTCTGCAACCGCCAGTACCCTACT GTTCCTCGTATTATCCTGTGGCTGATGGTGGAGCTGGCCATCATTGGCTCAGACATGCAGGAGGTCATTGGTTGTGCCATTGCCTTCAACCTCCTCTCTGTTGGCAG GATTCCACTTTGGGGAGGTGTCCTCATCACCATCATTGACACCTTTGTGTTCCTCTTTCTAGATAAATATG GCCTGAGAAAACTTGAAGCCTTCTTTGGGTTTCTCATCACAATCATGGCTGTAAGCTTTGGGTATGAG TATGTGATGGTGCGTCCGGACCAGGGGGAGCTGCTCAAGGGGATGTTTCTGCCGTACTGTGAGGGCTGTGGTCCTGCCCAGATGGAGCAGGCTGTGGGCATCGTAGGAGCCGTCATCATGCCCCACAACATCTACCTGCACTCAGCTCTCGTCAAG TCTCGGTCAATAGATCGTGGGAACAAGAAGGAGGTGAAGGAGGCCAACAAATACTACTTCATCGAGTCGACTATCGCTCTCTTCATCTCCTTTCTCATCAACGTCTTCGTTGTAGCAGTGTTTGCCGAGGCCTTCTACGAGAAAACCAACATTGAAGTG AATGCAATGTGCAATGCATCAGACAGTCCACACACAGACCTCTTCCCCCTGGACAACAGCAGGCTACAGGTGGACATCTACAAGGGG GGGGTGGTGCTGGGTTGTTTCTTTGGCCCTGTAGCCCTCTACATCTGGGCCATCGGGATCCTTGCTGCGGGACAGAGCTCCACCATGACTGGCACTTACTCTGGCCAGTTTGTCATGGAG GGTTTCTTGAATCTGCGTTGGTCACGTTTTGCACGGGTTCTTCTCACACGCTCCATCGCCATCTTCCCCACCCTGCTGGTGGCCATCTTCCAGGACGTGCAGCACCTGACGGGCATGAACGACTTCCTCAACGTGCTGCAGAGCATGCAG CTGCCGTTTGCTCTGATCCCCATCCTGACCTTCACCAGTCTGACATCCATCATGAATGACTTCGCTAATGGACT GGTGTGGAAGATAGGCGGAGGGGTGGTCATCCTGGTGGTCTGTGCCATCAACATGCACTTTGTGGTGGTCTACGTGACCAGCCTAAGCAGTGTGGCTCTCTATGTGCTGGCGGGCTTGCTTTGTATAGCGTACCTATGCTTTGTGGGCTACCTG GTGTGGCATTGTCTGATAGCCCTGGGGTTCTCCTGTCTGGATGTGTCCTGTCTGACCAGCAGG
- the LOC139561393 gene encoding natural resistance-associated macrophage protein 2-like isoform X1 gives MTILFTRYIQTDLQSLRLQSSPSPRPPFNITLMKTAREADLEEEPPQENGVIQTSKDQHSSISPPGSTVSGAPDDEPFSTYFEEKVPIPEDVTQMFSFRKLWAFTGPGFLMSIAYLDPGNIESDLQSGAKAGFKLLWVLLGATIIGLLLQRLAARLGVVTGMHLAEVCNRQYPTVPRIILWLMVELAIIGSDMQEVIGCAIAFNLLSVGRIPLWGGVLITIIDTFVFLFLDKYGLRKLEAFFGFLITIMAVSFGYEYVMVRPDQGELLKGMFLPYCEGCGPAQMEQAVGIVGAVIMPHNIYLHSALVKSRSIDRGNKKEVKEANKYYFIESTIALFISFLINVFVVAVFAEAFYEKTNIEVNAMCNASDSPHTDLFPLDNSRLQVDIYKGGVVLGCFFGPVALYIWAIGILAAGQSSTMTGTYSGQFVMEGFLNLRWSRFARVLLTRSIAIFPTLLVAIFQDVQHLTGMNDFLNVLQSMQLPFALIPILTFTSLTSIMNDFANGLVWKIGGGVVILVVCAINMHFVVVYVTSLSSVALYVLAGLLCIAYLCFVGYLVWHCLIALGFSCLDVSCLTSRMLTGHNDVYLLKDMDMDSDTMVERLEEEHVGGVVINSDTVRS, from the exons ACAGATCTCCAGTCCCTGCGTTTACAGAGCTCCCCCTCCCCTCGGCCCCCCTTTAACatcaccctgatgaagacagcgcGGGAAGCAGACCTGGAAG AGGAGCCTCCACAGGAGAATGGGGTTATCCAGACCAGCAAGGACCAGCACAGCTCCATCTCTCCGCCAGGCTCAACAGTGTCTGGGGCCCCGGACGACGAGCCCTTCTCTACATACTTTGAGGAGAAGGTGCCAATCCCAGAGGATGTCACCCAG ATGTTCAGTTTCCGTAAACTCTGGGCCTTTACGGGTCCTGGTTTCTTGATGAGCATCGCCTATCTGGACCCAGGGAACATCGAGTCTGATCTACAGTCTGGAGCTAAAGCTGGCTTTAAG CTCCTGTGGGTATTGTTAGGGGCCACCATCATCGGCCTCCTCTTGCAGAGGTTGGCTGCACGCCTGGGGGTTGTCACAGGGATGCACCTAGCAGAGGTCTGCAACCGCCAGTACCCTACT GTTCCTCGTATTATCCTGTGGCTGATGGTGGAGCTGGCCATCATTGGCTCAGACATGCAGGAGGTCATTGGTTGTGCCATTGCCTTCAACCTCCTCTCTGTTGGCAG GATTCCACTTTGGGGAGGTGTCCTCATCACCATCATTGACACCTTTGTGTTCCTCTTTCTAGATAAATATG GCCTGAGAAAACTTGAAGCCTTCTTTGGGTTTCTCATCACAATCATGGCTGTAAGCTTTGGGTATGAG TATGTGATGGTGCGTCCGGACCAGGGGGAGCTGCTCAAGGGGATGTTTCTGCCGTACTGTGAGGGCTGTGGTCCTGCCCAGATGGAGCAGGCTGTGGGCATCGTAGGAGCCGTCATCATGCCCCACAACATCTACCTGCACTCAGCTCTCGTCAAG TCTCGGTCAATAGATCGTGGGAACAAGAAGGAGGTGAAGGAGGCCAACAAATACTACTTCATCGAGTCGACTATCGCTCTCTTCATCTCCTTTCTCATCAACGTCTTCGTTGTAGCAGTGTTTGCCGAGGCCTTCTACGAGAAAACCAACATTGAAGTG AATGCAATGTGCAATGCATCAGACAGTCCACACACAGACCTCTTCCCCCTGGACAACAGCAGGCTACAGGTGGACATCTACAAGGGG GGGGTGGTGCTGGGTTGTTTCTTTGGCCCTGTAGCCCTCTACATCTGGGCCATCGGGATCCTTGCTGCGGGACAGAGCTCCACCATGACTGGCACTTACTCTGGCCAGTTTGTCATGGAG GGTTTCTTGAATCTGCGTTGGTCACGTTTTGCACGGGTTCTTCTCACACGCTCCATCGCCATCTTCCCCACCCTGCTGGTGGCCATCTTCCAGGACGTGCAGCACCTGACGGGCATGAACGACTTCCTCAACGTGCTGCAGAGCATGCAG CTGCCGTTTGCTCTGATCCCCATCCTGACCTTCACCAGTCTGACATCCATCATGAATGACTTCGCTAATGGACT GGTGTGGAAGATAGGCGGAGGGGTGGTCATCCTGGTGGTCTGTGCCATCAACATGCACTTTGTGGTGGTCTACGTGACCAGCCTAAGCAGTGTGGCTCTCTATGTGCTGGCGGGCTTGCTTTGTATAGCGTACCTATGCTTTGTGGGCTACCTG GTGTGGCATTGTCTGATAGCCCTGGGGTTCTCCTGTCTGGATGTGTCCTGTCTGACCAGCAGG